In Ipomoea triloba cultivar NCNSP0323 chromosome 7, ASM357664v1, a single genomic region encodes these proteins:
- the LOC116025880 gene encoding transcription factor MYB106-like yields MGRSPCCEKVGLKKGPWTLEEDKQLLAYIEQYGHGSWRALPAKAGLQRCGKSCRLRWTNYLRPDIKRGNFSLQEEQSIIQLHALLGNRWSAIAAHLPKRTDNEIKNYWNTHLKKKLCKMGIDPMTHRPKINSSFGSAANLSHMAQWETARLEAEARLVRPSKFIGSSLISPRHFRNNPPPPPPPKVPPPLDVLKAWQETWTKPPRTRVSSDGAFVSTATLNQSPTTLNFSDQILNFSDQNLCNKETQSSIGNPNNTAGDGIIPHVSMDPLTELPTFIHGLSDLSPEALTGYLDDDNFVGNCGTADVEDNSRYWNSILNNLVASPVGSPVF; encoded by the exons ATGGGAAGATCACCGTGCTGTGAAAAGGTAGGGTTGAAGAAAGGGCCATGGACACTTGAGGAAGACAAGCAGTTGTTAGCTTACATTGAGCAGTACGGCCATGGAAGCTGGCGAGCTTTGCCTGCAAAAGCTG GGCTGCAAAGATGTGGGAAGAGCTGCAGACTAAGATGGACTAACTACTTGAGACCTGACATTAAAAGAGGAAACTTTAGTCTGCAAGAAGAACAATCCATCATTCAGCTCCATGCTCTTCTTGGAAATAG ATGGTCAGCCATTGCGGCTCACCTGCCAAAGAGAACGGATAATGAGATAAAGAACTATTGGAATACCCATTTGAAGAAGAAACTATGTAAGATGGGCATTGATCCAATGACGCATAGGCCAAAGATCAACTCCTCATTCGGCTCAGCCGCCAATCTCAGCCACATGGCTCAGTGGGAGACCGCCCGGCTCGAAGCCGAAGCTCGCCTCGTCCGCCCCTCCAAGTTCATCGGTTCCTCTCTTATCTCACCTCGCCACTTCAGAAATaatcctccgccgccgccgccgcccaaAGTCCCGCCGCCTCTCGACGTGCTAAAAGCTTGGCAAGAAACGTGGACCAAGCCGCCCAGGACGAGGGTTTCATCCGACGGCGCGTTTGTCTCAACCGCCACTCTAAATCAATCTCCGACAACCTTAAACTTTTCCGACCAAATCTTAAACTTTTCCGACCAAAACTTATGTAACAAGGAAACTCAGTCCAGTATAGGAAACCCTAATAACACCGCCGGCGACGGCATAATCCCGCACGTTTCCATGGATCCCTTAACGGAACTCCCAACCTTCATACATGGGTTGTCGGATCTTTCACCGGAAGCCCTCACCGGATACTTGGACGACGATAATTTCGTCGGAAACTGCGGAACGGCCGACGTGGAAGACAACAGCCGTTACTGGAACAGCATCCTTAATAATCTGGTGGCGTCTCCGGTGGGTTCGCCGGTTTTTTAG
- the LOC116024440 gene encoding transcription factor MYB106-like, with translation MGRSPCCEKEGLKKGPWTPEEDKQLLAYIEQYGHGSWRALPAKAGLQRCGKSCRLRWTNYLRPDIKRGNFSLQEEQSIIQLHALLGNRWSAIAAHLPKRTDNEIKNYWNTHLKKKLSKMGIDPMTHRPKINSSFGSAANLSHMAQWETARLEAEARLVRHSKFISSSLISPHHFRNNPPPPPPPKVPPSLDVLKAWQETWTKPPRTRVSSSVDGGAFVSNATPHHSPTTLNFSDQNLCNVETPYVHESTSNIGNPNNTTGDDIIPHVAMDPLSELPTFIHGFSELSPETLTGYLDDDDVVGNCGTADMEDNSRYWNSILNNLVASPVGSPVF, from the exons ATGGGAAGATCACCGTGCTGTGAAAAGGAAGGGTTGAAGAAAGGGCCATGGACACCTGAGGAAGACAAGCAGTTGTTGGCTTACATTGAGCAGTACGGCCATGGAAGCTGGCGAGCTTTGCCTGCAAAAGCTG GGCTGCAGAGATGTGGGAAGAGCTGCAGACTAAGATGGACTAACTACTTGAGACCTGACATTAAAAGAGGAAACTTTAGTCTGCAAGAAGAACAATCCATCATTCAGCTCCATGCTCTTCTTGGAAATAG ATGGTCAGCAATTGCAGCTCACCTGCCAAAGAGAACAGATAATGAGATAAAGAACTATTGGAATACCCATttgaagaagaaactaagtAAGATGGGCATTGATCCAATGACCCATAGGCCAAAGATCAACTCCTCATTCGGCTCAGCCGCCAATCTCAGCCACATGGCTCAGTGGGAGACCGCCCGGCTCGAAGCCGAAGCTCGCCTCGTCCGCCATTCAAAGTTTATCAGTTCCTCTCTTATCTCACCTCACCACTTCAGAAATaatcctccgccgccgccgccgcccaaAGTCCCGCCGTCTCTCGACGTGCTAAAAGCTTGGCAAGAAACTTGGACCAAGCCACCAAGGACGAGGGTTTCATCCAGTGTAGACGGCGGCGCGTTTGTCTCAAACGCCACTCCACATCACTCTCCGACAACCTTAAACTTTTCCGACCAAAACTTATGTAACGTGGAAACTCCATACGTACACGAAAGTACTTCCAATATTGGAAACCCTAATAACACCACCGGCGACGACATAATCCCGCACGTTGCCATGGATCCCTTATCGGAGCTTCCAACCTTCATTCATGGGTTCTCGGAACTTTCACCGGAAACCCTCACCGGATACTTGGACGACGACGATGTCGTCGGAAACTGCGGCACGGCAGACATGGAAGACAACAGCCGTTACTGGAACAGCATCCTTAATAATCTGGTGGCGTCTCCGGTGGGTTCGCCGGTTTTCTag